The following coding sequences are from one Triticum dicoccoides isolate Atlit2015 ecotype Zavitan chromosome 4A, WEW_v2.0, whole genome shotgun sequence window:
- the LOC119284881 gene encoding uncharacterized protein LOC119284881: MLGLCVLCGAPPATVSAPPPRARCSAPEKSGRAFLLGVPAAVSLSLALWSTPVSAGILSGSTGLESVPAPPMPRLEFLDKWNAENQRKYAENDSRFKSSKVLKELLEKSKQNKQKNEREIQDKYCLRGAEWGVGDCSTVGMTDQEKEDFITELRKRVGE, from the exons ATGCTCGGCCTCTGCGTCCTCTGCGGCGCGCCACCGGCCACCGTCTCGGCACCGCCGCCGAGAGCCCGCTGCAGCGCGCCGGAGAAGAGCGGCCGGGCGTTCCTCCTGGGCGTCCCTGCGGCCGTCTCGCTCTCGCTCGCCCTCTGGTCCACCCCAG TGAGCGCCGGCATCCTGTCAGGGTCCACCGGGCTGGAGTCGGTTCCAGCGCCCCCGATGCCCCGGCTCGAGTTCCTGGACAAATGGAATG CGGAGAACCAGAGGAAGTACGCGGAGAATGACTCGAGGTTCAAGTCCTCCAAGGTGCTCAAGGAGCTGCTGGAGAAGTCCAAGCAGAACAAACAGAA GAACGAGAGGGAGATCCAGGACAAGTACTGCCTGCGGGGCGCCGAGTGGGGCGTCGGCGACTGCTCCACGGTGGGGATGACGGACCAGGAGAAGGAGGACTTCATCACAGAGCTCAGGAAAAGAGTTGGGGAATGA